The DNA segment CGACCTCGTCATGGAGAACGTCTCGGTGACCCAGGAGTGGCCCCACCGCCACGAGGCCGAGGCCGAACACGGCTTCGACCTCTACCAGGGCGGTATCCCGCCGGGAACCAATATCAGACTCATCCACGTCGCCGAGGACGTCCAGGCCTGCGGTGGCACACACGTTTCCCGCACCGGCGACATCGGCGTGATCAAAATCCTGAACGCCGAACGGGTTCAGGACGGCGTCGAACGCCTGGTCTTCGCCGCCGGCGACGCCGCCATCGAGGCCACCCAGCGAACCGAAGACGCACTGTACGAGGCGGCCGACGCCCTCGACGTCTCGCCCGAGGACGTCCCCGACACTGCCGAACGCTTCTTCGAGGAGTGGAAAGCTCGCGGCAAAGAAATCGAGGCGTTGAAAGAACAACTCGCGTCCGCTCGAGCCAGCGGCGGGGCGGGCGGGGAGGAGGTCGAGGTCGGCGAGACGACGGCGATCATCCAGCGCATCGACGCGGACATGGACGAACTCCGGGCGACGGCCAACGCGCTCGCCGACGAGGGCCAGATCGCCGTCATCGGCTCCGGGGCGAGTGGCGCGCAGTTCGTCGTTGCCGTACCGGATGGTGCCGAGGTGAACGCCGGCGAGGTCGTCGGCGAACTCGCCTCGAGAGTGGGCGGCGGCGGCGGCGGCCCACCGGACTTCGCCCAGGGCGGTGGGCCAGATGTGGACCAACTCGACGACGCGCTCGAGGCAGCACCTGACATCTTGCGACAGGTCCTCGACGCCTAACGTTCGACGCCGGACCGCCTTCGTCACCGTTTCTCAGATATTTGCGTCACTCGAGAGACGCCGATAGCATCATATATCATGTTATGGTATGACATGGTGCCTGTCACTGGGTAGGGGTACCTGCGACGGGCCACCCGGGCGACGTCACACCGTCCGGACCGCGAATCTCGGTTTCGACCTCCCCGCTTTTTCGGTGTTCCCTCCGCTTCGATACTCCGCCCTCCTTCACTCGAGTCCAGACACTCACTCGAGTCCAAGCACTCGTTTCGTCGCCCGCTCGACTCCCTCGAGGTCGGCCTCCGGGGCGTAGACGCCGAGTCGCCACTGGGCCCGCTGGGCGGCTTGCAACCCCTGTACGAGGGGCGATTGCTCGTGGAGGCGGCGAACCGTCCCCGAAACGACCACTCGCGTATCGGTTTCGGGCATGCTCGGTCGACCCGGACAGTCGACGATGACCGACCGGGCGGGGACGTCGGCAGCCTCGGCGATTTCTCCTTCGAACGCCCGAATCGCCTCGTCGTCGGCCTCGAGGACGGCATCGGGAACGGCCTCGATCTCCGCCCAGACGGCGCGTTTGTACAGGCGTCGTTCGGCGAGTCGCGTAGCCGTTTCGCTCGTTTGCTCACACGCCTGCAGGGACGTGAGCAACTCGGCGTCGGTCATCCGGGCGAATCGCTCAGGCGTGATGTCGGTCGAATCGAGCAATCGCTCGGCGCTACGCTCGAGCATCGACCCCGCGATACGGGAGACGTGGTGGCGATACACCGTCGCGTTCATCAGGGCTCGAGCCACGAGCAGGCTCTCGGCCGTCGCGACGTTGCCCTCCTCGAGTGCGAGGGTGCCGTCGACGAACTTGAGCACCCGAAGCAGGCGACCGGGGTCGACCGTGCCGTAGGGGACGCCAGTGTGGTGAGCGTCCCGCAGCAGGTAATCCATGCGGTCGACGTCGAGGTCGCCCGAGACGAGCTGGCCGAGTTTTCCTCGTCCGGCGATCAGGTCCGCGACCACGTCCGGGGCCAGGCCGTGGGACTCGAGGACGCCCGCGATGTCGGTCGTCTCGAGCAACTCGTGCACGTCGTCGTGGTGACGATCGAGCCGGCGCTCGATGATCCGTTCGGTCTGGTGGCCGTAGGGGCCGTGGCCGACGTCGTGGAGGAGGGCTGCGGCCCGAACGGCGTCGGCGCGTGCGCCGTCGATTCCCAGCTGGGTGAGTGCCTCTCGAGCCAGGTGATAGACGCCGAGGCTGTGTTCGAATCGGGTGTGACTCGCCGACGGATAGACCAGCCGCACCGTCGAGAGCTGTTTGACGTGTCTGAGCCGTTGCATCGCCGCGGTGTCGAGGAGGTCCCGGGCGACGCCGTCGACTTCGACGTAGTCGTGAACGGCGTCTTTGATCGCGTGCATAGCTCCTCTCGTGGCGGCGGTGACAAAATCCCAGCGAATGGGTAGTCAGGGGAGAGTGCTGGCCGCTCGAGCGTGGCTGACTGCCCCGCTCGAGGACCCGATAAAAATCCGCTTGCGGAACCGCGACGACTTTCGGCCCGACACCGGGCTGTGTCCGGGAATCTCTCTCGCCATGGAATCAGTGGTTCCACGGAAGCGAAATTAGCGAACGAGATAACGCAACTGAGTATTTATTTATCGAGGGCTGAAATCTCGCCCCAATGAGTGTCATCCAAACACGCAATCTCAGCCGTCGGTTCGGCGAGGTCGCCGCCGTCGACGGCCTCGACCTCGAGGTACAACGGGGTGAAGTCTACGGCTTTCTCGGCCCGAACGGCGCGGGCAAATCGACGACGATCAACATGCTGCTCGGGTTCGTTCCACCGACTGCTGGTTCGGGGACCATCCTCGACGCCGATATGGAAACGGAGTCACTGCAGATTCGCCAGCGAACGGGTGTTCTGCCGGAAGACTTCGGCGTCTACGACCGGCTCACGGCCCGAAAGCACGTCGAGTTCGCCGTCGACACGAAACAGGCGGCCGACGACCCCGAGGCCCTGCTCGAGCGAGTGGGCCTCGGCGACGCTATCGACCGCAAAGCGGGGGGCTTTTCGACCGGAATGACCCAGCGACTGGCGCTCGCGATGGCACTCGCGGGCGAGCCCGAACTGCTCATCCTGGACGAGCCCTCGAGTGGCCTCGACCCGAACGGGGCCAGAGAGATGCGTCAGATCGTAACCGAGGAAGTCGACCGCGGCGCGACGGTCTTTTTCTCGAGTCACAGCATGGAGCAGGTCGAGGCTATCTGCGACCGGGTCGGCATCATGCGCGAGGGCCGACTCGTCGCCGAGGACACTATCGATGGCCTGAAATCGGGCTTCAGCTCACCCTCCAAGCTGCGTGTCGGCGTAGACTCGGTGCCGGACGGCGTGCTCGAACGCCTCCGTGGACTCGAGTCGGTCATCGACGCCCGGACGGATAGTCGGTTTATCTACCTCGAACTCGAGGAGGAGGCACCGAAAGCGCCGGTGTTCTCGACCATCGAGGACCAGGGCGTGACCATCGGCGAAATCGGGACGAAGACGGCCTCGCTCGAGGACCTGTTCGCGTCGATTACGACCGGCGACCGCAGTGCTGGGAATCCCGTGGAGGTACGCCAATGACCTGGCTCCACGTCGCCCGGAAGGACTTCCAGGATGCCGGGCGTTCGCGGTTGCTATGGGTGTTGACCGGACTGTTAGTCCTGTTGATCGCGGGCCTGTCGGCGATTCCCTACGTCCTCGCGAGTGATGGCCGCCCCGCGTTCGAAAGCGGCCTCCTCTTTTTGTACTCACCGATCGGGTTTCTGATCCCGATCGTCGGTCTCATCGTGGGCTATCGGGCAATCGTCGGCGAGCGAGAATCTGGTACCATCCGTTTCCTGCTCGGCCTCCCGAACACTCGGCGTGACGTCATGCTGGGAAAACTCGTGGGGAGGACGGCAGTCGTGGCGGTCCCGACCGTGATCGGCTTCGCGGTCGGCGGCGTCGTCCTCGCACTCTTATACGAGGGGTTCGCGGCCGGTGCGTATCTCGGCCTCTTCGCGTTCACCGTGGTGATGGGGCTGGTGTACGTCGCCATCGCCCTCGGCATCTCCGCCAGCGTCGATAGCCGAGCCAAAGCACTGGCCGTGGTCGCCACCCTCTACGTCGTCGTCGATATCGCCTGGAGTTTCGTCCCCATGTCGATCTACTGGGTGCTCGAGCGCAGTTTCCCCGGGTTCGAGAACCTCCCGGCCTGGTACCTGTTTCTCGAGCGACTCAGTCCCGGCCAGGCGCTGTCGGCGATTTCGCTCACGCTCGTCGATTTCGTGGGCGCAGAGGACATCGACGTGACGGCGGCCGGCCGGGTCGCCGGCGAGGTGCCTTTTTACCTCGAGAACTGGTTCGCCTGGGTGATCGTGCTGGCCTGGATTATCGTGCCCCTTGGTGTGGGCTACCTTCGGTTCCGGGACGCGACGCTCAACTGAGCAGGGGGAGTCCAGGCCACAGCAACTCCCACCGAGGCCAGACTCGAGATCGAAATACCCGTCACTCAGCACGTGCTATCGCTCTCTATGCCAACCGTCTCCAATCGCGGGGCCTCGATCTACTATGCGACCGATGGCGACGCCGAAGGTCCGCCCGTCGTATTCGTTGCCGATGCCGGGCTAGGTGGCTGGTCCTGGGGGTGGCAACACGCCGCGCTCGCCGGCCCGTTCGAAACCGTCGTCTGGGACCTGCGGGGAACCGGTCGGTCCACCGCTCCAGCGGGCCCATACGACCTCGAGACACTGGTTTCGGACCTCGAGGCAGTCTGTCGGGCGGCGGGGTACCGACGCGTTCACCTCGTGGGGCTCGGACTGGGCGGGGCAATCGCCCTCGAGGCAGCCCATCGGACCGGACGCGTCGAAACGCTCTCCCTGGTGGGGACGGCCGCCCACGGCGACGCGTTCGACCTCGACTCGCTGCTCGTGCCGGTCGATGACGATGGCGACGACGAGACGACGGCCGCACTCGCGGACTCCCTCGAGTACGGTCTCTCGGAACCGTTCCGTACCGACCATCCCGACGTGGTCGAGGGCATCGTTGACTGGCGACTCGAGGGTGATGCCGGTAAAACGGGCCTGCAGGGCCAACTCGGCGCGCTCGAGACGTTCGACGTTCGCGACAGGCTGTTCGAGATCACCCAGCCCGCGCTCGTGTTTCACGGCACGGCAGACGAACTGGTGTCGCCAGCGGCCGGGAAAACCCTCGCCGGTGGCTTGCCACGCGGGGAGTTCGTTCCCCTCGAGGGGGCCGGCCACCTCGCAACCATCGAACGGTCGCGTGTGGTCAACGACCGACTGTTCGATTTCCTCGAGTACGAGGAATAATGTGTCAGTACGCTCGAGGGAAGGCCCACCATATTGATGTTCTCTGCGCCCCTGTACCACGGTACGCGGGGGATGGGGGGCGTCTGTCGTTGCCATATGATAGACGGCCGTCACTGCGATACCACCACCAACCACCACATATCGTATCCCCGCGTGCATTCAACTCCCGTGAGCGATGGCTCGAGCGACCCGTCGGTCCTCGACTGTCGTTTCAGTACCCCGCCACACGTTCTGGCGTGACGAACCACTCCGTACCCTTCCAACCGTCGACGGACGCGTGAAACCGGACAACAGCAATCGGTTTCACGCATTCGTTCAGGTTTGGGAAGCCACTCAGATCGTCCAGCGGTCGGAGTACGCCGTCCCACAGCGACACTGGGCGTAGGCGTGGATGACGTCGCCGTCGGCGTAAATCCCGCCCACCTCCTCGTTTTGTGCTTCGGCGAACGCGAAAATGAACTGGACGCCGTGTTCGTCGTCTTCTTCGGTCACTTCATCGTCTGCCGGCGGTTCCTCCGGGCAGGTGCCACCCGTCAGATCGCCGTCGATGATACCCTCGTGTTCCATCGCAGAGCGAGCGAATCCCATCGCGTCGGTGCCCGTCGCGGCTTTGAACGCGTTGCGCCCACGCTCGCCATCGACGACGATCACGACGCCATCGTCGACGGCCTCGCCGTACCCTGCGAGGCGGTCGTCGTCCACGTAGTCGGTTGCCAGAAAGAGCGCGACGTCCTCGAGTCGCTCGCCGGCGAGAAACGCCTCGCGGGCTGGGGTGGTCGTCTCGGTCATACCCCGGATTCGGTGGCGCGAAGGAAAAAAGACGCGAACTTGGTGCTTGGCACGATGAATTTCACTGGTCGAACGCCTCGAGTTTCCGAACGAGTTTCGTGTACAGATCCGGCGCACAGTACCAGCCAGCCTCGATCATCGAATCGATCGTATCTCGTGCTTCGGAGACGGTGATGTGGCCCCGTTTGGCACACAGGAGGACGATGTAGGCTGTTCCTCGAGTCTCGATACCCTCGACCGTTGCGGTCGTTCGGCCATAGGCTTCGTCCATCACCGCAATCGCATCGCGTGAGCCAGCACATTCGAGGACTGCCACATCGGCGTCGCTCAGGTTTGGGTTCTGTTGTAACCGGCTCTCCAACGGCGAATTATCAGCTGTGATGACCTCGAAAAGCCCGGACTCGATGCACTGCTGGATGCGGCGTGCATCGGTATATCCTGCTTCGAGACCGGTGGTGACGACCTCCGTGTGAATTTCCTGGGGAACGTAGCACTGCCCCTCGAGATTCGCGACCAGATGGAGTTGTGCAGCCTTCGCCAGATAAACCAGCGGCGTCGCGTCGAAAACCCACATTCACAGTTCCTCGAGATCGGCTTCGAGATGGTCGCCGGACACCCACGTACTGTCGTGATCGGCGACGAGTTGAGCAAACTCCCAGACCGACACCCCCGCGAGTTGAGCGGCCTTCGTGAACGTAATCTCCCCTGCAGCGAGGCGTTCGAGGGCGTGCTCGCGACGCCACTCTTCGAGGCCTTCCGCGAGCAGCTTGCGGACGCCAGTACTTCGATCTAACCGTTCTTCCTCGAGGTAGGCCTCGAGTTCCCGCTCGAGTTCGTCCGGCACTCGCGTCGATATCGTTCCCATACTGTATACTATGTGTACAACGTATACAATCGTTTCGCTCGTTCCGGTTGTCCGTAGTTTGATCACTCGAGGTACGGCTATCGCTCACCAAAACTATCATTGACCGAAGCTGTCGCTCATAGTTGTAGAATGCGTGAATTCGACGGCGTTAGCGACTCGGCGTCGCCTGCTCGAGGTCCGTAGTCGCCAGCAGCACTTGCAGTGCATCAGTCGGCGACATATCGTCGTCGAGCTGGCTGGCGTACCAGGTGAGCATCTCGGCGAACACCTCGCGGACGTCGTTGGAATCGGTCCGGAAGTGTGCGAGTTCGCCGTCGGTTTTCAGCGTGATATCGACCCCGTGGGCCTCGGACGCAGCGGCGAGTTCTGCCGTCCCACCGGCAGCCGCCGCTGGGTCGTCATCGACTGTCTCGAGCGGACCGTCTGCGTTGGAACTCGACTCGGTGGGCGGCTGACGTGTGCGTTCGTCATCGTCCACCGCGTCGAACTGGTCCGGCATCGGAATCCGGAGCTTTTCGAGGTCCGTGCTCGAGTCCGACCGCACGACGTAGCGATTCTCATCCAACTGCGTGACGGTTTCGTTGTCTGGGGTGACCTCGAGGTCGTCAGGCGTGAGGATGCTGTCGTCGTGTGTTGGATCGGGGGTCATTACAAGACTCGAATTGGATGGTCTATTGGGGTTAGACCTCAGCGATCGTTTGTTCGTCGTCGTTGATTGTCTGGGGCATGGTCACACCGTAACTGAACTTCGCACCAGACTGATCCACGATTTCGACGAATGAACTGTCTCCGGGTTCAAGAGGTTCATCAAGGTCATTATCATCGCTGAGATCGATAATAAGTGCAACACGGTCGCCAGTCTCAGTTAAGGAATCCTGAGTGGTAGGTGTATCCCCATATCCGTCGTATTCACCTGCATCGTACGTTATGAATGTGGGTGCATCAACGGATTGGTCTGCTTCTTCGTGAACTATCGTCGTACTAGTGTTATCGCTAGTGTACTGGACTGTGACGGAGGTCATATCAATGACATCTGACCCAGCAGACTTTTTCACGATGAGTCGAAGTTCATCAAAGTCGGGTTCTGTGTCGGTATTCTGTCTCTCTGCAACAGCATGGACAACTTCGATTTGGTTCGCTACCGCCTGTTGGGTTTCTGTGCCGGTGTCGGACGCCTGACTCTGCAAGGATCCAGCCGTGTTGATCAGGACACCGGCTGCAATCGCTGCAACCAGTACCATCGCTATGAATACGATGAGGGTACCGATACCCACCTGACCGCGTTTGTCTTCATCTGTTATTGTTTCGAACATGGTTTACACCTCCACAACTTCTCTTTCTCCGAATGTTGCTGGTGAAGTTACTCCGTAAGTAAATTTAGCACCAGATTGATCGATTAGTTCGACGGTAGCACTGTCACCCTCCCCGAGCGAGTAGTCGGAGGTGAATCGGGCGTTGCCATCAGTTAGGTCAACAGAGATATTTACTCGGTCACCGGTACTTGTTAGCGACTCACCATCTTCATCACCAATGATCTGGCTAGTGGTAAATCCATTATCATGCTCAAGTCCAACCGAGATGTCAGTACTCGTGTACTGAACAGTTAGCTCAGTCAGATCGATCACATCAGAACCGGCTGATTTTTTAACAACAAAATTGAGTTGCTCAATCGATTCTCCATCGTCACTTACATCTCCTGAGGCACTCACAATTTCGATTTGGTTCGCCACCGCCTGTTGGGTCTCTGTACCTGTATCGGATGCCTGGCTCTGCAAGGAGCCAGCCGTATTGATAAGGACACCGGCTGCAATCGCTGCAACCAGCACCATCGCGATAAACACGATGAGGGTACCGATACCAACCTGACCACGTTCGTCTTCGTCTGTTATTGTTTCAAACATATTTCACACCTCCACAACATCGGTGTTGTCGGTATCCCACGTAGCTGGAATTGTAACTCCGTACGTGTACTGTGCACCAGATTGATCAACGAAGTTTATTGTCGCACTAGACCCTTGATCCAGTCCGTCATCGCCTTCGATTGCAGCGACATCAATGCGGACAACGATACGATCACTAGTTTCAGTTAGTGATTCTGCCTCATCGAGTCCGGTATCATCTGTGTCGCCAGATATAACCTCAGATGCATCTGCAGTGGCAAACGAATCTGAACCACTAAAGGCATCAAGATTGGCACTTTCATATTCCAGAGTACGATCAGCTGTTGTACTCGTGTATTGTACGGTGAGTGCAGTAATGTCTATGACATCAGACCCGGCTGACTTTTTTATAGTGAGATCTATCTCGCTAACATTATCTGTTTGAGAAGGATTTACAATCCCGACTGCATTTGTAACCTCTATTTGATTCGCCACCGCCTGTTGGGTCTCTGTACCAGTATCAGACGCCTGGCTCTGCAAGGAGCCAGCCGTATTGATAAGGACACCGGCTGCAATCGCTGCAACCAGCACCATCGCAATGAACACGATGAGGGTACCGATACCCACCTGACCGCGTTCGTCTTCGTCTGTTATTGTTTCGAACATAATTGCGTACACCCTGTGCGTCGTCTCGAGCCGCACCCTTCCAACCATGAGACTGGAAACTCGGTCGCTCGCCGGTGAGCAACGGCCGCCGATTCGACGGGCACAGCCCGTCGCTTCCTGGGGGGACGTGGCGACGGGACCGTGCGTACACGGGTGTACGATGAGTCCCGTCGAATATCGGCGTGCGGCGATTTGGTCGACATCACAGTATCTGGGGATGTACCCCAAGCGAGAAATGGTCTAGTTAGGCTATTAACCTCCGTACAGTTTCAGGACTCGACTCACGTCTCGATACGCGGGCCGAATCGCCGTCCGAACTCGAGCGCACTACTATACGGACAGTGTGCCTACTCGAGAGTGAATGAACCTCGGGCTCGGTAACCTCCGTGACGCCCTCGAGCGGTTTCTCGGGAATACGGGTGGCCGCCGCGGACGCGAACGCGAGCAACAACGGCAAGCCGCTGGTGCGGACGACGACGGCGAGGAGCCAGCCGAGGCGGAAGCCGACGAGGAGCCCGAACCTAAAACTGAAGATCGACCCGACCCGGAGGAACTCGACGACGAGGAAGTGATCGACGACCTGTATCACCGGATCGACTCCCTCGAGGAGAACCTGAATCAGAAGGACGCCCAGCTTGGCTCGATCGAGGATTCGACCCAGCACGTCTCCTCGCAGGTCGAGGAAGTCAACGATACGATTCGCCAACTGCTCGGGATTTACGACCGGCTGACTGACGACGTCAACCCGTTTACGGGCGCTGGCGAGGAAAAACACGGTTTCGGCGTCTTCGATGAAGACGAAGAACCGGAGGGATTCGGGCTGGGACAGCCAGCGTCCTCGAGCGAGGACCGATCGAATCCGTTCGAAACCGAACCCGAGGAGGAGACCGTCTCGTTCGACGACCTCAAACACATGATCGAGGACGCGGCGGCCGCGAGCGGGGTGGGCGTCGAGGAACCCGACCGCGGGCAGACCATCACCTTCGACGAGGACGACGTCGAAGACACCCACGTCGAGGTGCAGGCCACCGAGAGCGTGGACGAGCCGGACGACGTGGACGAACCGGACGAAACCGCCGACGAAGCGGATGATGAGGACGAAGGCGTCACCCTGGCCCGTCTCTCGAGCACCTACGCGAGCGATATCGTGGTCTTCGAGTGGCTGACCGAACTCGTGCGAACCGGTGGTCCCGCAGCGACCTTGCGGGCGATTTCGTACTACCACGAGATCGGCTGGATCAGCGAGGACGTCAAAGCCCACCTCGAGAGCGTGCTGAGCGGCCCGGACCTGGATATGCACGTCGAGCCCGAATCGACGCCCGACGAACTGACCGCCGAGGATCACGCTGACAGTTACACCTACATCATGAAACTGCAGGAGATCCACGAGACCAAACAGGAAGTGGCCCCCTGAGGTGGACAGATGGGATTCAGCACCAGTGGCGCCGTCGCAATCCTGTTCATCGGCCTGCTCGTGGCCGTCGGCATCGTCTATCCGACCCTCGAGACGGCCCACGACCGACGCGCAGGGGCGATCGACGAACGCGATGAGCGTGCCCTCGAGTTGCGAAACGCGGCGTTCGACCTCGAGACGAGTTACGACGCCGGTTCGGAGACGGTGTCGGTGAACGTCACCAACACGGGGACGACGACGCTTTCGGTCACTGAAACCGACCTGCTGCTCGATGGGGTGTTACAGACGGAGACAGCGACGGCTGTGAACGACGATGGGACCCGGGAACGACTGCACTCGGGCGAGGTCCTCGAGATTACCGTCGAGAACGTGGCGGAGGAACCGAATCGTGCGAAAGTCGTAACCGAACACGGGCTGGCACGGGTCAGTACCGATCTGTCGGGTGATGGCGATGGCGAGTGAATCCGTCTCGAGTCTGATCCTGTTCATCGCGGCGATGTTGCTTGCGGCCGCCATCGCGGGGACACTCGTCACGAATGTCAACGACATCAGCAACTCGATTGACACCCAGAGCAGTAACGTCCAACAGCAACTCGATACCGACATCGAGATCATCAGCGACGCGGGGAGCGACGCGGTGTACGATGACGATACCGGAAACATCACCGTACTGGTCAAGAACACGGGCCAGGAGACGCTTGCCGACGACGGAACCGGCATCGACGTGCTGGTCGATGGCTCGTTCATCTCGAGTGAGAACGTCGACATCGAGGTCGTGACCGGTGAGGTCTGGCGTCGCGGCGAGGTTGCCGAGTTCACCATCGACGAACCGCTCGAGTCGGGCGAACATCGCGTCGTCGTCGACGTCGGCGGCGACAGGGAGGTGTTCGAATTCTACGTGCCATGACTGACCACTACTCACTCGGTTTGACGGAGACTGATCGCGTCAACAACGCCTTCGGTGGCGGGCTTCCGGAGGGAAGCGTCGTTGTCATCGAAGGCGAAGACGGCGCGGGGAAGAGTGCGCTGAGCCAACGGTTTTCCTACGGGATGGCGACCGAGGGGACCTACGTCACCTACATCTCGACGGAACTCGAGTCCTGGGAGTTCGTCCAGCAGATGCACTCGCTATCGTACGACGTGGTCGACCTGTTGCTCGACGAACAGCTGTTGTTCTTACACGCGAACGTCGACACTCACTCCAGAGGGTCAGAACGGCAGTTGCTGGCGCGGTTGGCCGATGCACAGACGCTCTGGCGAGCGGACGTCGTGTTCGTCGATACGCTGTCGGCACTGTTGCGAAACGACCCGAACTTCGAGGCGGCCGACCCGGAAGACGCCGACCACGTCCTCCAGCGGTTGGTCACGTTCTTGCGCCAGGTCACCTTACAGGAGAAGACGGTCGTGTTGACTATCGACCCGACGAGCGTCGCCGACGATGCACTGCGCCCGCTGCGGAACGTCGCCGACATCTACCTGGACATCGAGACGGCAGCGGTCGGTCAGGAGATCAGACGCCAGATTCGGGTGCGTCGTTTCCAGAATATGAAAAACCCGGTCGACGACTCCATCGGCTTCAACGTCCAGCAGGGCCGTGGCCTGTCGATCGTGAGCCGGACGGTGGCCTAACATGGCGGATTTCAGCACGGCGCGACTGACGAACGAACTCGACGCCCTGGCGAGTGAACACCCACACCTGCGCGAGCACCTCGAGTGGTTCAACGAGGAGTACGGCGAGTATCCGTCGCTCATCGAGGAGCCATCCGGCGAGTGGGAATCGGACCGGCCGAACGTCCTCTATGAGGCTGAAGCGCCGATTTTCGTCCACGTTCACGGTGACGTCGGGATCGATACCACGTACTACTGCGTTGAGCCCACGCTCGAGGCAGCTGACAAAGCCCTGTACAACCGTATTCGCGGACTCATTTTGGACAAAAGCGTCACTCGGCCGGCCCCCACCGACAACGAGGAGTTCGAAGAACATCTCGACGAACTCCTGGGCGAGGTCGCCGAAGTCACGACGGGGCTAACGGGGCAATCGATTGGCAGACTGAAAGCGCTCGGTGGTGGCAAGGTGAGTCTGTCGCGCGAACAGTACGACAAACTCAGATACCAGCTGCAACGAGATATCGTCGGTCTCGGTCCCCTCGAGCCGGTGATGGTCGACACGGCAAACGAGGACATTCACGTCATCGGGCCCCACCAGTGTTACATCGACCACGGCACCTACGGAATGCTCCAGGCGACGGTCGATTTCGGTTCCTCGGAGGAGTTCGAACAGTGGCTCCGGAACATGGGTGAGCGGATGAATCACCCGGTATCCGACTCCGATCCGGTGATCGACGCCACGCTACCGGATGGCTCGCGTATCAACATCATTTACTCCGACGACGTCTCCGTACAGGGGCCGTCGCTCACGATCCGACAGGGGGAGGAAGTGCCGCTGACCATCCTCCAGATTACGAAGTGGGGGACGCTCTCGCCGGAGCTGTCGGCGTACCTCTGGCTTTGTATGGAGAACGAACAGACGGTGTTCGTCGTCGGCGAGACGGCCTCGGGGAAGACGACGACGCTCAACGCGATGCTATCGTTCATCCCGCGGGATGCCAAAATCTACACCGCAGAGGACACGGCGGAGGTCGTCCCGCCGCACAACACCTGGCAGCAGTTGTTGACGCGAGAGGGAACCGGCGACGACAACGCGGACGTGGATATGTTCGATCTGGTCGCGGCCGCGTTGCGTTCGCGGCCCGACTACATCATCGTGGGTGAGGTCCGTGGTGCGGAAGGACAGATGGCGTTTCAGGCCGCTCAGACGGGCCACCCCGTCATCCTGACGTTCCACGCGAGCGACATCGTGTCGATGATTCAGCGATTCACCGGAAACCCGATCAACGTCCCCGAGACGTTCATGGACAACTGCGATGTCGCGTTGTTCCAGAACCGGGTCAAACAGGGTGACGACATCTTACGTCGGGTGACGAGCGTCCAGGAAATCGAGGGCTACTCCGACTACGAAGGCGGTGTGGTCACCCGCGAGGCCTTTAGCTGGGATCCACGGGACGACGAGGTCGCCTTCACCGGGCGGAACAACTCCTACGTCCTCG comes from the Natronosalvus amylolyticus genome and includes:
- a CDS encoding archaellin/type IV pilin N-terminal domain-containing protein; the protein is MFETITDEDKRGQVGIGTLIVFIAMVLVAAIAAGVLINTAGSLQSQASDTGTETQQAVANQIEVVHAVAERQNTDTEPDFDELRLIVKKSAGSDVIDMTSVTVQYTSDNTSTTIVHEEADQSVDAPTFITYDAGEYDGYGDTPTTQDSLTETGDRVALIIDLSDDNDLDEPLEPGDSSFVEIVDQSGAKFSYGVTMPQTINDDEQTIAEV
- a CDS encoding archaellin/type IV pilin N-terminal domain-containing protein, which codes for MFETITDEDERGQVGIGTLIVFIAMVLVAAIAAGVLINTAGSLQSQASDTGTETQQAVANQIEIVSASGDVSDDGESIEQLNFVVKKSAGSDVIDLTELTVQYTSTDISVGLEHDNGFTTSQIIGDEDGESLTSTGDRVNISVDLTDGNARFTSDYSLGEGDSATVELIDQSGAKFTYGVTSPATFGEREVVEV
- a CDS encoding archaellin/type IV pilin N-terminal domain-containing protein, producing the protein MFETITDEDERGQVGIGTLIVFIAMVLVAAIAAGVLINTAGSLQSQASDTGTETQQAVANQIEVTNAVGIVNPSQTDNVSEIDLTIKKSAGSDVIDITALTVQYTSTTADRTLEYESANLDAFSGSDSFATADASEVISGDTDDTGLDEAESLTETSDRIVVRIDVAAIEGDDGLDQGSSATINFVDQSGAQYTYGVTIPATWDTDNTDVVEV
- a CDS encoding FlaD/FlaE family flagellar protein, with the translated sequence MNLGLGNLRDALERFLGNTGGRRGREREQQRQAAGADDDGEEPAEAEADEEPEPKTEDRPDPEELDDEEVIDDLYHRIDSLEENLNQKDAQLGSIEDSTQHVSSQVEEVNDTIRQLLGIYDRLTDDVNPFTGAGEEKHGFGVFDEDEEPEGFGLGQPASSSEDRSNPFETEPEEETVSFDDLKHMIEDAAAASGVGVEEPDRGQTITFDEDDVEDTHVEVQATESVDEPDDVDEPDETADEADDEDEGVTLARLSSTYASDIVVFEWLTELVRTGGPAATLRAISYYHEIGWISEDVKAHLESVLSGPDLDMHVEPESTPDELTAEDHADSYTYIMKLQEIHETKQEVAP
- a CDS encoding flagellin, which codes for MGFSTSGAVAILFIGLLVAVGIVYPTLETAHDRRAGAIDERDERALELRNAAFDLETSYDAGSETVSVNVTNTGTTTLSVTETDLLLDGVLQTETATAVNDDGTRERLHSGEVLEITVENVAEEPNRAKVVTEHGLARVSTDLSGDGDGE
- a CDS encoding flagellar protein G; the encoded protein is MASESVSSLILFIAAMLLAAAIAGTLVTNVNDISNSIDTQSSNVQQQLDTDIEIISDAGSDAVYDDDTGNITVLVKNTGQETLADDGTGIDVLVDGSFISSENVDIEVVTGEVWRRGEVAEFTIDEPLESGEHRVVVDVGGDREVFEFYVP
- a CDS encoding ATPase domain-containing protein, whose amino-acid sequence is MTDHYSLGLTETDRVNNAFGGGLPEGSVVVIEGEDGAGKSALSQRFSYGMATEGTYVTYISTELESWEFVQQMHSLSYDVVDLLLDEQLLFLHANVDTHSRGSERQLLARLADAQTLWRADVVFVDTLSALLRNDPNFEAADPEDADHVLQRLVTFLRQVTLQEKTVVLTIDPTSVADDALRPLRNVADIYLDIETAAVGQEIRRQIRVRRFQNMKNPVDDSIGFNVQQGRGLSIVSRTVA